One part of the Lycium ferocissimum isolate CSIRO_LF1 chromosome 8, AGI_CSIRO_Lferr_CH_V1, whole genome shotgun sequence genome encodes these proteins:
- the LOC132066211 gene encoding secreted RxLR effector protein 78-like has translation MIKVDLQKAYDSVEWVFLEQVMEGIGFPAKFSKWIMTCVKIANYSILVNREPCQEPFDAAKGLRQGDPISPFLFVLAMEYLSRSLNLLKEKKEFKYHPKCAKLGITHLRFTDDLLLFARGDLNAVSCLQNNFLQFSTASALQANMDKSSVILEGSHCRIEW, from the coding sequence ATGATTAAAGTAGATTTACAGAAGGCCTATGATTCTGTTGAATGGGTCTTTCTTGAGCAAGTAATGGAGGGTATTGGTTTCCCAGCTAAGTTCTCCAAGTGGATCATGACTTGTGTTAAAATAGCCAACTACTCAATACTGGTTAATAGAGAACCATGCCAAGAACCATTTGATGCTGCTAAAGGGCTCAGGCAAGGAGACCCTATATCTCCTTTCCTATTTGTACTGGCCATGGAATATTTAAGTAGAAGCTTGAACTTgttaaaagagaagaaagagttTAAATACCATCCTAAATGTGCCAAACTTGGTATTACCCACCTTAGATTTACAGATGATTTGCTCTTGTTTGCTAGAGGTGACCTAAATGCAGTATCTTGCCTTCAAAACaatttccttcaattttctACTGCCTCTGCTTTGCAAGCTAATATGGACAAGAGCTCAGTTATTTTGGAGGGGTCACATTGCAGAATAGAGTGGTGA
- the LOC132067780 gene encoding protein root UVB sensitive 2, chloroplastic isoform X1 codes for MQILDKIKMQRKEADDRPPQVPISWIEISNSVSCQYLFETDGKLSVKMVDDSRPAAQRIVEPFLNKFFPSGYPYSVNEGYLRYTQFRALQHFTSAALSVLSTQSLLFAAGLRPTPAQATAVSWILRDGMQHVGKLICSNLGARMDSEPKRWRILADVLYDMGTGLEVLSPLCPHLFLEVAGLGNFAKGMAVVAARATRLPIYSSFAKEGNLSDLFAKGEAISTVFNVLGLGTGIHLASTICSSMQGKLVVAPLLSVIHVYSVVEEMRAAPVNTLNPQRTAMIVADFVKTGKISSPADLRYREDLLFPGRLIEDAGKVKVGRSLHEVVRPSKLQQFKETFPEEKFILNHGSRWTDMILEHNATGEDALRGWLVAAYASDMERLVHEPSANILLEAYDKMNGSFSPFLAELQAKGWHTDRFLDGTGNRFAF; via the exons ATGCAAATACTG GATAAGATAAAAATGCAAAGAAAAGAAGCAGATGACAGGCCACCTCAGGTGCCAATTTCTTGGATTGAAATATCTAATTCAGTTTCTTGTCAATACCTATTTGAAACTGATGGTAAGCTATCG GTCAAGATGGTTGATGACTCTAGACCAGCTGCACAGAGAATAGTTGAACCCTTTCTGAATAAATTTTTCCCATCTGGCTATCCATATAG TGTGAATGAGGGGTATCTGAGATACACACAATTTCGAGCACTCCAACACTTCACGAGTGCAGCATTGTCGGTTTTGTCGACTCAG TCACTGCTATTTGCTGCAGGCTTGCGTCCTACCCCTGCTCAGGCAACTGCAGTGAGTTGG ATATTGAGAGATGGTATGCAACATGTCGGAAAGCTCATATGTAGCAACTTAGGTGCAAGGATGGATTCTGAGCCTAAACGTTGGAGAATTTTAG CTGATGTTCTGTATGACATGGGGACTGGTTTAGAAGTTTTGTCTCCTTTATGcccgcatttgtttcttgaagtAGCTGGCCTTGGCAATTTCGCAAAG GGAATGGCGGTTGTTGCAGCTAGAGCAACAAGATTGCCAATATATTCTTCATTTGCCAAAGAAGGCAATCTTAGTGATCTGTTTGCTAAAGGCGAGGCTATTTCCACTGTTTTTAATGTTCTAGGGCTTGGAACAGGAATTCACTTAGCATCCACTATTTGTTCATCAATGCAGGGAAAG TTGGTTGTTGCCCCGCTGCTGTCTGTTATACACGTTTACAGTGTCGTTGAAGAAATGCGAGCTGCTCCCGTCAACACATTAAATCCGCAGAGAACTGCAATGATCGTGGCTGACTTTGTGAAG ACTGGAAAAATCTCAAGTCCTGCTGACCTAAGATATCGAGAAGATCTCTTATTTCCCGGAAGGCTGATAGAGGATGCTGGAAAGGTAAAGGTGGGAAGGTCTCTGCATGAAGTAGTCAGGCCTTCAAAGCTGCAACAATTTAAAGAAACATTTCCAGAGGAGAAGTTCATTTTAAACCATGGAAGTAGATGGACTGATATGATACTGGAACACAATGCAACCGGTGAAGATGCATTGAGGGGTTGGCTGGTTGCTGCTTATGCTTCAGATATGGAACGATTGGTTCATGAACCAAGTGCGAATATCTTGCTAGAGGCTTATGACAAGATGAATGGTTCATTCTCCCCGTTTTTAGCTGAGTTGCAGGCCAAAGGGTGGCATACAGATCGGTTTCTTGATGGTACTGGAAATCGTTTTGCATTTTAG
- the LOC132067780 gene encoding protein root UVB sensitive 2, chloroplastic isoform X2 — translation MTGHLRCQFLGLKYLIQFLVNTYLKLMVKMVDDSRPAAQRIVEPFLNKFFPSGYPYSVNEGYLRYTQFRALQHFTSAALSVLSTQSLLFAAGLRPTPAQATAVSWILRDGMQHVGKLICSNLGARMDSEPKRWRILADVLYDMGTGLEVLSPLCPHLFLEVAGLGNFAKGMAVVAARATRLPIYSSFAKEGNLSDLFAKGEAISTVFNVLGLGTGIHLASTICSSMQGKLVVAPLLSVIHVYSVVEEMRAAPVNTLNPQRTAMIVADFVKTGKISSPADLRYREDLLFPGRLIEDAGKVKVGRSLHEVVRPSKLQQFKETFPEEKFILNHGSRWTDMILEHNATGEDALRGWLVAAYASDMERLVHEPSANILLEAYDKMNGSFSPFLAELQAKGWHTDRFLDGTGNRFAF, via the exons ATGACAGGCCACCTCAGGTGCCAATTTCTTGGATTGAAATATCTAATTCAGTTTCTTGTCAATACCTATTTGAAACTGATG GTCAAGATGGTTGATGACTCTAGACCAGCTGCACAGAGAATAGTTGAACCCTTTCTGAATAAATTTTTCCCATCTGGCTATCCATATAG TGTGAATGAGGGGTATCTGAGATACACACAATTTCGAGCACTCCAACACTTCACGAGTGCAGCATTGTCGGTTTTGTCGACTCAG TCACTGCTATTTGCTGCAGGCTTGCGTCCTACCCCTGCTCAGGCAACTGCAGTGAGTTGG ATATTGAGAGATGGTATGCAACATGTCGGAAAGCTCATATGTAGCAACTTAGGTGCAAGGATGGATTCTGAGCCTAAACGTTGGAGAATTTTAG CTGATGTTCTGTATGACATGGGGACTGGTTTAGAAGTTTTGTCTCCTTTATGcccgcatttgtttcttgaagtAGCTGGCCTTGGCAATTTCGCAAAG GGAATGGCGGTTGTTGCAGCTAGAGCAACAAGATTGCCAATATATTCTTCATTTGCCAAAGAAGGCAATCTTAGTGATCTGTTTGCTAAAGGCGAGGCTATTTCCACTGTTTTTAATGTTCTAGGGCTTGGAACAGGAATTCACTTAGCATCCACTATTTGTTCATCAATGCAGGGAAAG TTGGTTGTTGCCCCGCTGCTGTCTGTTATACACGTTTACAGTGTCGTTGAAGAAATGCGAGCTGCTCCCGTCAACACATTAAATCCGCAGAGAACTGCAATGATCGTGGCTGACTTTGTGAAG ACTGGAAAAATCTCAAGTCCTGCTGACCTAAGATATCGAGAAGATCTCTTATTTCCCGGAAGGCTGATAGAGGATGCTGGAAAGGTAAAGGTGGGAAGGTCTCTGCATGAAGTAGTCAGGCCTTCAAAGCTGCAACAATTTAAAGAAACATTTCCAGAGGAGAAGTTCATTTTAAACCATGGAAGTAGATGGACTGATATGATACTGGAACACAATGCAACCGGTGAAGATGCATTGAGGGGTTGGCTGGTTGCTGCTTATGCTTCAGATATGGAACGATTGGTTCATGAACCAAGTGCGAATATCTTGCTAGAGGCTTATGACAAGATGAATGGTTCATTCTCCCCGTTTTTAGCTGAGTTGCAGGCCAAAGGGTGGCATACAGATCGGTTTCTTGATGGTACTGGAAATCGTTTTGCATTTTAG